Proteins from one Mercurialis annua linkage group LG7, ddMerAnnu1.2, whole genome shotgun sequence genomic window:
- the LOC126657060 gene encoding putative E3 ubiquitin-protein ligase SINA-like 6 yields MDPSSSIFNVVKNRSENSCENGHTTCSSCTNRLEKCPYCELPIGVMRNFALEKLIESVKVYCRYKGNGCTEIMSHDNKIQHEIICSFVDCSCPISNCNVIGSSDSIYAHCKMVHNNYVTNFGSTFGVSFNLKSESFVVLQENNTNAVFILNNLAKSFGNVLSLCRIGPSSSSRCKYEIEIRVGQSSMKFETSADNIQSVESYNGSTFGLPLDTKNIFVSDCFTIMHLTVSSDTAMILEDDSDEEM; encoded by the exons atggATCCTTCAAGTTCTATTTTCAATGTTGTTAAAAATCGGTCTGAAAACAGT tgtGAAAATGGTCATACTACTTGCTCTTCGTGCACCAACAGACTTGAGAAATGTCCTTATTGTGAATTACCTATTGGGGTTATGCGGAATTTTGCACTTGAAAAACTCATTGAGTCAGTAAAAGTTTACTGTCGATACAAGGGTAATGGTTGCACTGAAATTATGAGTCATGACAACAAAATACAGCATGAAATTATCTGTTCATTTGTTGATTGTTCATGCCCTATTTCAAATTGCAATGTCATTGGTTCATCTGACTCTATTTATGCTCATTGTAAAATGGTGCATAATAATTATGTTACTAACTTTGGTAGCACTTTTGGTGTCTCATTTAATTTGAAGTCAGAGTCGTTTGTTGTTCTACAAGAGAACAACACCAATGCTGTTTTTATTTTGAACAACTTAGCAAAATCTTTTGGAAATGTGTTATCATTATGCCGAATTGGACCGTCTTCAAGTAGCAGATGCAAATATGAAATTGAAATACGAGTTGGACAATCAAGCATGAAGTTTGAAACTTCTGCTGACAATATCCAATCTGTTGAAAGTTATAATGGATCCACATTTGGGCTACCTCTtgatacaaaaaatatatttgtttctGACTGCTTCACAATAATGCATCTCACTGTGTCTTCTGATACTGCAATGATTCTAGAAGACGATTCAGATGAAGAGATGTAG